The following are from one region of the Ruficoccus sp. ZRK36 genome:
- the trxB gene encoding thioredoxin-disulfide reductase has translation MENVIIIGTGCAGLTAAIYAARANLEPLVIEGTQPGGQLTTTSEVENFPGFPEGIDGFTLTDNIRKQAARFGAKFASDEIVSVDLKGDIKVLKSSTKTYETRTLIVATGARPRLLGIPGEKEMFGGKGVTTCATCDGAFYRGMDVVVVGGGDSACEEALFLTRFASKVTVLHRRDEFRASKIMADRVVAHEKIDVRWNTVPEEVLADETGNMRAVRIKDVITGEVSELESKGFFIAIGHIPNTHFLGDEIPTDEEGYIVSNHSSGVHTDLEGVYVAGDCSDHVYRQAITAAGMGCRAAISAERHLAEAHGVGV, from the coding sequence ATGGAAAACGTCATCATCATCGGAACCGGTTGCGCCGGCCTGACCGCCGCCATCTATGCCGCCCGCGCTAACCTCGAACCGCTCGTGATCGAGGGCACCCAGCCCGGCGGCCAGCTCACCACCACCTCCGAGGTGGAAAACTTTCCCGGCTTCCCGGAGGGGATCGACGGCTTCACTCTGACCGATAACATCCGCAAGCAAGCCGCCCGCTTCGGGGCGAAGTTCGCCAGCGACGAGATCGTATCGGTTGACCTCAAGGGCGACATCAAGGTCCTCAAGTCCTCCACCAAGACCTACGAAACCCGCACCCTCATCGTCGCCACCGGCGCACGCCCGCGCCTGCTCGGCATCCCCGGTGAGAAGGAAATGTTTGGCGGCAAGGGTGTCACCACCTGCGCGACCTGCGACGGAGCTTTTTACCGTGGTATGGATGTGGTCGTCGTTGGTGGCGGAGACTCCGCCTGCGAAGAGGCTCTTTTCCTGACCCGCTTCGCCAGCAAGGTCACCGTCCTGCACCGTCGTGACGAGTTCCGCGCCTCCAAGATCATGGCCGACCGCGTCGTCGCCCACGAAAAGATCGACGTGCGCTGGAACACCGTCCCCGAGGAAGTCCTCGCCGACGAAACCGGTAACATGCGCGCCGTGCGCATCAAGGACGTCATCACCGGTGAGGTTTCCGAACTCGAGTCAAAGGGCTTCTTTATCGCGATCGGGCACATCCCGAATACGCATTTCCTCGGTGACGAGATCCCGACCGACGAGGAAGGCTACATCGTCTCCAACCACTCCAGCGGTGTCCACACGGACCTCGAAGGTGTGTACGTCGCCGGTGACTGCTCGGACCATGTTTACCGCCAGGCCATCACCGCCGCGGGCATGGGCTGCCGCGCCGCCATCTCCGCCGAGCGCCACCTGGCCGAGGCACACGGAGTCGGCGTCTAA
- a CDS encoding peroxiredoxin, whose amino-acid sequence MSVLVGKKAPNFNAAACVKGQIVESFTLDQFLGDKYVVLFFYPKDFTFVCPTEIIAFQEALGQFEERNVQVIGCSTDTEQCHWAWVNTPRKQGGIEGVEYPLVADTNKTIASAYDVLTGDYDIDVEGNLVASGELVAYRGLFLIDKEGVVRHQIVNDLPLGRSIGEAIRMIDALQHFEQYGEVCPMNWQKGEEAMNATHEGVAAYLGK is encoded by the coding sequence ATGTCAGTTCTAGTTGGAAAGAAAGCTCCGAATTTTAACGCCGCCGCCTGTGTCAAGGGGCAGATCGTGGAAAGCTTCACGCTCGATCAGTTCCTGGGGGACAAGTACGTCGTGCTGTTCTTCTACCCGAAGGACTTCACCTTCGTGTGCCCGACCGAGATCATCGCCTTCCAGGAAGCTCTCGGCCAGTTCGAGGAACGCAACGTGCAGGTCATCGGCTGCTCGACCGACACCGAGCAGTGCCACTGGGCCTGGGTCAACACCCCGCGCAAGCAGGGCGGCATCGAGGGCGTCGAGTACCCGCTTGTGGCCGACACGAACAAGACCATCGCCTCGGCCTATGATGTGCTCACCGGCGACTACGACATCGACGTCGAGGGTAACCTCGTGGCCAGCGGCGAGCTCGTCGCCTACCGCGGCCTGTTCCTGATCGACAAGGAAGGCGTCGTGCGCCACCAGATCGTCAACGACCTGCCGCTGGGCCGCAGCATCGGTGAAGCCATCCGCATGATCGACGCGCTCCAGCACTTCGAGCAGTACGGCGAAGTCTGCCCGATGAACTGGCAGAAGGGCGAGGAAGCCATGAACGCCACCCACGAGGGTGTCGCCGCTTACCTCGGTAAATAA
- a CDS encoding PEP-CTERM sorting domain-containing protein (PEP-CTERM proteins occur, often in large numbers, in the proteomes of bacteria that also encode an exosortase, a predicted intramembrane cysteine proteinase. The presence of a PEP-CTERM domain at a protein's C-terminus predicts cleavage within the sorting domain, followed by covalent anchoring to some some component of the (usually Gram-negative) cell surface. Many PEP-CTERM proteins exhibit an unusual sequence composition that includes large numbers of potential glycosylation sites. Expression of one such protein has been shown restore the ability of a bacterium to form floc, a type of biofilm.), with protein sequence MNTRTSISSTVCTLLLLSGAASYAQYTGITDAIPQAVSMGGETKYDGWYNLSSSSKTKTVHGTEHTFTGNSGYPGFFDATSAWPGGIGSQLHSGASSSAELVKISNGAAGGPFPSGDSLYYGSFGTVVNTNGGTVGVVDSSPLDDVNTLAFQVQIGEAWGYDYYDDPENGLQSPILTLSYGESETITIAPTISELVMAAYNGQMEMPSGMEDVYINLYAYQWDVSDYDDISEISISFTAVEHAQLYALQLDQSSIDYGTTSILPAAVPEPSTWALTAGAGVLVFSLLLRKRRSIMR encoded by the coding sequence ATGAATACACGAACAAGCATCTCATCTACTGTCTGCACGCTCCTGCTGCTCTCTGGAGCGGCCAGCTATGCTCAATACACCGGGATCACAGACGCCATCCCACAAGCCGTCTCCATGGGAGGCGAAACCAAGTACGATGGCTGGTACAACCTGAGCTCGTCCTCCAAGACGAAAACGGTGCATGGTACGGAGCACACCTTCACGGGGAACTCCGGCTATCCGGGATTTTTTGACGCGACAAGCGCATGGCCCGGGGGTATCGGGTCACAGCTCCACTCGGGTGCATCCAGCTCGGCTGAACTCGTCAAGATCTCCAACGGCGCCGCCGGGGGGCCCTTCCCTTCCGGTGACTCGCTCTACTACGGGAGCTTCGGCACCGTGGTGAATACCAACGGGGGGACCGTTGGTGTCGTTGACAGCTCACCGCTCGACGACGTCAACACCCTGGCCTTTCAGGTCCAGATCGGTGAGGCCTGGGGCTACGACTACTACGATGATCCCGAGAATGGCCTCCAGTCCCCCATCCTGACCCTGTCCTATGGGGAGAGCGAGACCATCACGATCGCCCCCACCATCTCCGAGCTGGTGATGGCCGCCTATAACGGCCAAATGGAGATGCCCAGCGGTATGGAGGACGTCTATATCAACCTCTACGCCTACCAGTGGGATGTCAGCGACTACGACGACATCAGCGAAATCTCCATCAGCTTCACTGCTGTCGAGCACGCCCAGCTCTACGCCCTGCAGCTGGACCAGAGCAGCATTGACTACGGTACCACTTCGATACTCCCGGCCGCCGTCCCCGAGCCCTCCACCTGGGCGCTGACGGCTGGAGCAGGCGTACTCGTCTTTTCTCTGCTCCTGCGCAAGCGCCGTTCCATCATGCGCTAG
- a CDS encoding serine protease, translating into MNAPLRALFLAGIIAFCSGQLWSQTDRPSNDNPWLQPSNPTSPPVDDPEPGTMEWLQIHYPQVYADALIAKVEWQARQDGPAAAHASASGFDKAQYQQALVLLEGDNGTGTAFICKVQGIPFLLTNIHMLACAGAGDSYGGGLQKLDARTLDGRKLTLQSIYGAREHDLCILRFAEEADYEQVALEFEPQVATNVKPGDFIVIPGNSKGGGTMIWTEGRVVGIGPTKVEHDAPVYEGNSGSPIIHIDSGKIIGVLSYAEQVPIENYFDKESFNNEQSAIKSKIRYYGYRIDSANDWYPIDLPRFCRQNDELESFRTQRQNVAIFLYADSDEWRDDAQLMEFIDQANEQARRKSISDRIGRDSLREIYATLFRQLDGIIHDDTYRAYVKHMRLSNAIGGPQLTTYYPYFDEMIEREVKIRDYLSKNIQEAEKRVRK; encoded by the coding sequence ATGAATGCCCCCTTGAGAGCCCTTTTTCTGGCCGGAATCATCGCCTTTTGCAGCGGCCAGCTTTGGTCACAGACCGACCGACCGAGCAATGACAACCCATGGCTGCAGCCGAGCAACCCCACATCCCCCCCTGTCGATGACCCTGAGCCGGGCACGATGGAGTGGCTTCAGATCCACTACCCGCAAGTCTACGCAGATGCACTCATAGCAAAGGTGGAGTGGCAAGCACGCCAGGATGGACCAGCCGCCGCACACGCCAGTGCCTCCGGCTTTGATAAAGCCCAGTACCAGCAGGCCCTCGTGCTACTGGAGGGCGACAACGGAACCGGCACTGCCTTCATCTGCAAGGTACAGGGCATCCCCTTTCTGTTAACGAATATCCATATGCTCGCCTGCGCGGGAGCTGGCGACTCCTACGGCGGCGGCTTGCAAAAGCTTGATGCCCGCACGCTCGATGGTCGCAAGCTCACGCTGCAATCGATTTACGGGGCCAGGGAGCATGACCTGTGCATCCTGCGTTTCGCCGAAGAGGCGGACTACGAGCAGGTCGCACTGGAGTTCGAGCCGCAGGTCGCCACCAACGTCAAGCCGGGCGACTTCATCGTCATCCCCGGTAACAGCAAGGGCGGTGGCACCATGATCTGGACCGAGGGCCGCGTCGTCGGCATTGGACCGACCAAGGTCGAGCACGACGCCCCCGTCTACGAGGGAAACAGCGGCAGCCCCATTATCCACATCGACAGCGGCAAGATCATCGGTGTGCTCAGCTACGCAGAACAGGTCCCCATCGAGAACTACTTCGACAAGGAATCGTTCAACAACGAGCAGTCCGCCATCAAGAGCAAGATCCGCTACTACGGCTATCGGATCGACTCGGCAAACGACTGGTACCCCATCGACCTGCCCCGCTTCTGCCGCCAGAACGACGAGCTGGAAAGCTTCCGCACCCAGCGCCAGAACGTCGCCATCTTCCTCTATGCAGACAGCGATGAGTGGCGCGACGATGCGCAGCTCATGGAGTTCATCGACCAGGCCAATGAGCAAGCCCGCCGCAAGTCCATCAGCGACAGGATCGGCCGTGACTCCCTGCGGGAGATCTATGCCACGCTCTTTCGCCAGCTCGACGGGATCATCCATGACGACACCTACCGCGCCTACGTCAAGCACATGCGCCTGAGCAATGCCATTGGTGGTCCGCAACTGACGACCTACTACCCGTACTTCGACGAGATGATCGAGCGGGAGGTCAAAATCCGCGACTACCTCTCCAAGAACATTCAGGAAGCCGAGAAGCGCGTACGTAAGTAG
- a CDS encoding TatD family hydrolase — protein MQLIDTHCHLERFHRTGELDAVLKRAAEAGVERLISIGTSSDDWPLYQQLAGQYPGRIDWAAGLHPSDVGEDWEEQVEMLPRYWEQGPRPVALGEIGLDRFRLPSDTAEAATLIVRQEKAFRRQLELAARFEMPVIVHSRNAFEASLAAIDQSGFPWERVVFHCFVDGARQMRQLRERGGRGSFTGIVTYKNAPEVREACHEQGLETLMVETDAPYLAPVPHRGKPCEPCMVRDTALFIAQELGVSPEELAATTTANARAFFNLS, from the coding sequence ATGCAATTGATCGACACCCACTGCCATCTGGAACGTTTTCACCGCACGGGCGAGCTCGACGCAGTCCTGAAACGTGCTGCCGAGGCGGGTGTCGAACGGCTGATCTCGATCGGAACCAGCTCCGATGACTGGCCGCTCTACCAGCAGCTAGCCGGGCAATATCCGGGCCGCATCGACTGGGCCGCCGGGCTGCACCCCTCCGATGTCGGTGAGGACTGGGAGGAGCAGGTCGAGATGCTGCCACGCTATTGGGAGCAGGGGCCGCGGCCGGTAGCGCTCGGGGAGATCGGGCTCGATCGCTTTCGACTGCCCAGTGACACGGCCGAGGCGGCTACGCTTATCGTACGCCAGGAGAAGGCCTTCCGGCGGCAGCTTGAGCTGGCGGCCCGCTTTGAGATGCCGGTGATCGTGCACTCACGTAATGCTTTTGAGGCCAGCCTCGCCGCCATCGATCAAAGCGGTTTCCCATGGGAGCGCGTCGTTTTTCACTGCTTTGTGGATGGTGCAAGGCAGATGCGCCAGCTGCGCGAGCGGGGCGGACGCGGCTCCTTTACCGGTATCGTTACCTATAAGAATGCGCCCGAGGTGCGTGAAGCCTGCCATGAGCAGGGGCTGGAAACGCTGATGGTGGAGACGGATGCACCGTATCTGGCACCGGTCCCTCACCGGGGGAAACCCTGCGAACCCTGTATGGTGCGCGATACGGCTCTCTTTATCGCGCAGGAGCTGGGGGTGTCTCCCGAGGAGTTGGCCGCGACTACGACCGCGAACGCCCGAGCTTTCTTTAATTTGAGCTAG
- a CDS encoding LemA family protein, giving the protein MKKPGCGMIAAIVAGVAMLIVFIVALSLMGRYNKLVTLDEQVNGSWAQVETVLQRRFDLIPNLVETVKGYAEHESDVLTEVTALRSQWAKAENVNEKAEIAGQLQSALGRLMVVVERYPDLKANQNFLALQSQLEGTENRIAVERRRYNEAVQQYNAAIRVFPNSLVAGMTGMERRDEYFEAVEDAATAPKVDFGTGS; this is encoded by the coding sequence ATGAAAAAACCCGGATGTGGAATGATCGCCGCCATCGTGGCCGGTGTCGCAATGCTTATCGTGTTCATCGTAGCCCTCTCGCTGATGGGCCGCTACAACAAGCTCGTCACGCTCGACGAGCAGGTCAACGGCTCCTGGGCCCAGGTCGAAACCGTGCTCCAGCGGCGCTTTGACCTGATCCCCAACCTCGTAGAAACCGTCAAGGGCTACGCCGAGCACGAATCGGATGTCCTCACCGAGGTCACCGCCCTGCGCAGCCAGTGGGCCAAGGCCGAGAACGTCAACGAGAAGGCCGAAATCGCCGGGCAGCTCCAGAGCGCGCTCGGGCGCCTCATGGTCGTGGTCGAGCGCTACCCAGACCTCAAGGCCAACCAGAACTTCCTCGCGCTGCAATCCCAGCTCGAAGGCACCGAGAACCGGATCGCCGTGGAGCGCCGCCGCTATAACGAGGCCGTCCAGCAATACAACGCCGCCATCCGCGTCTTTCCCAACAGCCTCGTCGCCGGCATGACCGGCATGGAGCGCCGCGACGAGTACTTCGAGGCCGTCGAAGACGCTGCCACCGCCCCCAAGGTCGACTTTGGTACGGGCAGCTAG
- a CDS encoding TPM domain-containing protein, whose amino-acid sequence MPGVPLEQPRRLYYPLSLLILAATLCLLCIGPGLHAAELWQTLPQDKSKAVHDFANLIQSGDEAAIETTARQAWDEHSAAIVVVTVNSLDGGQIDDFTNRLFEKWGIGGAEYDQGVLFLVAKNDRKMRIEVGYGLEGTITDAQAKLLIDTVAAPAFRRNDYSGGIRQVVNKLNGLIKGDPAIRQELNQSATATRQTSRTSQEQIYFVFPVLFFIFFFILPIWVFNRRRSGRGSSRWGSGWGGGGWSGGGWSGGGFGGGGGGGGFGGFGGGSSGGGGASGGW is encoded by the coding sequence ATGCCTGGCGTCCCCCTGGAGCAACCCCGCCGTCTCTATTACCCGCTCAGCCTGCTGATTTTGGCCGCGACCCTCTGCCTACTTTGCATCGGGCCGGGTCTGCATGCCGCGGAGCTGTGGCAAACGCTGCCGCAGGACAAATCCAAGGCGGTGCATGACTTTGCCAACCTCATTCAATCCGGAGACGAGGCCGCCATCGAGACGACGGCCCGACAGGCCTGGGACGAACACAGCGCGGCCATCGTAGTCGTGACGGTGAACTCTCTCGACGGCGGCCAGATCGACGACTTCACCAACCGTCTCTTTGAAAAATGGGGGATCGGCGGGGCCGAGTACGATCAGGGCGTGCTTTTCCTTGTCGCTAAAAACGACCGTAAGATGCGCATCGAGGTCGGCTACGGGCTGGAGGGCACGATCACGGACGCCCAGGCCAAGCTGCTGATCGACACCGTCGCGGCTCCCGCCTTCCGTCGGAACGACTACAGCGGCGGCATCCGCCAGGTCGTCAACAAGCTCAACGGCCTCATCAAGGGCGACCCCGCCATCCGACAGGAGCTCAACCAGAGCGCTACTGCAACCAGGCAGACGAGCAGGACTTCCCAAGAGCAGATCTATTTCGTCTTCCCTGTGCTGTTCTTCATCTTCTTTTTCATATTGCCCATCTGGGTCTTCAACCGCCGACGTTCCGGGCGTGGGAGCAGTCGCTGGGGCAGCGGTTGGGGTGGCGGAGGCTGGAGCGGCGGTGGCTGGAGCGGCGGTGGCTTCGGCGGCGGAGGAGGAGGCGGCGGCTTTGGCGGCTTCGGGGGCGGAAGCTCCGGCGGAGGCGGCGCCAGCGGCGGCTGGTAG
- a CDS encoding DUF1501 domain-containing protein, whose product MNDSAPRFPLTRREFLRNSAGGLGLLAFSSFVPAFLTRATAAQVPGAERDRSILVLVQLAGGNDGLNTVVPFTNDQYYKLRPKLAIPAKEVIRLDDATGLHPSMGEMSELWKEGQLSIVQNVGYPNPNRSHFRSTEIWETATDSDETGSSGWIGRYLDAECAGSPQNKTGPDAIHIGDEMPQSCQAEIPHNIFGMPARGGMRKSSDGVISLLEGTNSIGENDGNASYLQHTLMDALVTERRVNDILEKYKPMAQYDKNGLAQSLKRVAALIAAGMETRVYFVRQSGYDTHSGQANKHSRLLSELSSSLATFQKDLKKHGLQDQVLTMTFSEFGRRPNENASAGTDHGTAAPLFVMGNRVQNTLVGQAPDLSVKKNQDLTYSTDFRQVYSTVLKKWMQADPSKVISHPFTPLNFV is encoded by the coding sequence ATGAACGACTCCGCACCTCGCTTTCCCCTCACGCGCCGCGAATTCCTCCGCAACTCGGCCGGGGGGCTCGGGCTGCTCGCGTTCAGTAGCTTCGTCCCGGCGTTTCTGACCCGGGCCACAGCCGCCCAGGTCCCCGGAGCCGAGCGAGACCGCAGCATCCTGGTACTCGTCCAGCTGGCAGGCGGTAACGACGGCCTGAACACCGTAGTCCCCTTTACCAACGACCAATACTACAAGCTCCGCCCCAAGCTCGCCATCCCGGCCAAAGAGGTCATCCGCCTGGATGACGCAACCGGCCTGCACCCCTCCATGGGTGAGATGAGCGAACTTTGGAAGGAAGGCCAGTTATCCATCGTTCAGAATGTCGGCTACCCCAATCCGAACCGCAGCCACTTCCGCTCCACCGAGATATGGGAAACCGCCACCGACAGCGATGAAACCGGCAGCAGCGGATGGATTGGCCGCTACCTGGATGCTGAATGCGCCGGGAGCCCCCAGAACAAGACCGGCCCCGATGCGATTCACATCGGCGATGAGATGCCCCAGTCCTGCCAGGCGGAAATCCCGCACAACATTTTTGGGATGCCCGCCCGCGGAGGCATGCGTAAATCCTCCGATGGCGTGATCAGTCTGCTGGAGGGTACCAACTCCATCGGTGAAAATGACGGTAATGCCAGCTACCTCCAGCATACGCTGATGGACGCACTCGTCACCGAGCGGCGCGTCAACGACATCCTTGAGAAGTATAAGCCCATGGCTCAGTACGATAAAAACGGGCTCGCTCAATCCCTCAAGCGCGTGGCCGCTCTTATCGCGGCCGGCATGGAAACACGCGTGTACTTCGTACGCCAGAGCGGCTACGACACCCACTCCGGTCAGGCCAACAAACACAGCCGCCTCCTCAGTGAGCTGTCCAGCTCGCTGGCTACCTTCCAGAAAGACCTGAAAAAGCACGGGCTGCAGGATCAGGTTCTGACCATGACCTTTTCCGAGTTCGGGCGCCGCCCGAACGAGAACGCCAGCGCCGGGACCGACCATGGCACAGCTGCCCCGCTCTTTGTGATGGGCAACCGCGTACAGAATACCCTGGTCGGCCAAGCCCCGGACCTGAGCGTAAAAAAGAATCAGGACCTGACCTACTCCACCGACTTCCGTCAGGTGTACTCAACCGTCCTCAAGAAGTGGATGCAGGCGGACCCCTCGAAGGTCATCAGCCATCCGTTCACACCGCTGAACTTCGTCTAG